TTGGCCAACTGCTAGAAGGCCACCAACCTCCCAAAACTTGAAAAGTTGCACTTACTAAAATGAGACCCACTATGCACAGAGAATCACctatttatgattttgaaattaatcaCCTAATACCTTAAAACTTGAGGAGCTAGGCAATGAACTTAGTATAAATCCATGCCAATGATTCTCCACTCCTGAAGCAAGCACAAGCGAGTGAAGATTGGCAGACAATGGCAATGCTAGGACTGGCTTTGGCTGCTTTCATTCTTGCAGCAAAGGCGACAACATTGGCATCAGCTGCTTCACTTGTCACGTTTATTTTTGGTGACTCATTGACAGAAGTTGGAAACAACAAGTATCTTCAATATTCTCTTGCAAGGTCTGATTATCCGTGGTATGGGATCGATTTTCCTGGTGGAAAGGCAACAGGAAGGTTCACAAATGGGATGACTGTTGGTGATAGAATTTGTAATGCTGCTAACTAATTATCTTACAAATGAAATGTAAAACTTAGAGTTCTAAGAATTAGTGCTTGTTGGACTAACTATTTTGTTCTTGCTGTTTTTTTCTGGAATTTGAAGCTGCAAAACTTGGAATTCCCTCTCCGCCACCTTTCCTTTCTTTGTCAGAGAATGATGATGCATTCCTTACGGGGGTTAATTATGCATCTGGTGGAGCAGGAATTCTTAATGAGACAGGattatattttgtatgtttgttttctctGCAGAAGAATCTATTTTGCTTAGAAGTTCTTGACAGCTTACTCTAAGTGCAACATAACCACACTCGTATAGTATTtaaccccctttttttttatgttttgttaattttctgtATTGCAGATTCAGAGATTATCCTTTTACGATCAGATAGAGTGCTTTAAGAAGACTAAGAAATCAATCAAGGCTAAAATAGGAGGACGTGCTGCCAACAAACTTTGCAATGAGGCCATGTACTTCATTGGACTTGGTAGGCATGCTTTGACAATTGAATGCATTGGTGATTCAGCTCCTTTTGCTAGGACCAAAAAACAGAGATGACAATTTATCTTTGGGTATCTTTGCAGGCAGTAATGACTATGTCAACAATTTTTTACAGCCCTTTTTAGCAGATGGTCAGCAGTACTCATCTGATGAGTTTGTGGAGCTCCTGATATCTACACTGGACAAACAGCTTTCGGTAAAGAATACCTTCTCCAACTCTCTTTTCTTAAAATGTCTTCTGTGTTTTTGGTAGGTTTTGAAAACAATTCTGTAAGCAATGAGCCAAACATCATTAAACTTGATTATGGCAGATGCTATACCACCTGGGTGCCAGAAAGGTTGTCTTCCATGGGCTTGGTCCTCTTGGCTGCATTCCTTCTCAGAGGGTGAAATCAAAGACAGGTCGATGCTTAAAGAGAGTAAACGAGTATGTGTTAGAATTCAACTCCAGAGTTAAGGAGCTGATCGCCACTCTAAACCAACGATTCCCAAATGCAAAACTAACATTTGCAGATACGTACGGAGATGTTTTGGACTTGATTGATAATCCCACTGCTTATGGCAAGTTCAACCatcttttaatcattttatcatACAGATACTTGACCTAGCTCTCTTCCCTGAGcaattcttgttttatttttcaggcTTCAAGATCTCCAACACCTCATGCTGCAACGTGGATACCACCATAGGTGGTTTATGCTTGCCTAACTCAAAATTATGCAGAAACCGGAAGGACTACGTGTTCTGGGATGCATTCCATCCTTCTGATGCAGCAAACGCAATACTAGCAGAAAAGTTATTTTCCACCCTGTTCTCAGGCCCGCAATCTGTGTCACCAACACCTTCTCATTGATTTATACCTCTGAGAACACCAAAGTTGAATCCATGGAGCTGCGGCAATCCCTCTAAAGCGGACAAGGGCTCACACATCTATCAATATTACGTTTTTTTGATGAAGAGATAAACACTATATTCCATACAAATGCTTGTACGAATAATTTCAATTGTGAGAGAATGTACTTCTGAGCTCTAAGAactaattccaattaaaaatttgtttgaatAGTAAAGGACAAACAagaatgattaaataaaaattttaaattaaatatatatcaaaattatttttttttattttttatattagcatataaaCACTATATATtgtgtatttataaataaaaacctcAAGATACCTAAGAAATAATTTGTTACTTAGTTTTgcagaataaaatttaatattattagtttataataattaaagttgtgagatcaaattcaagaaattgaaaatgggaTTGTGCGGCCaggacaaatatatatattttttttccagtatttatcttttcttcttcttgtttttttttctttttttccaatttggcCCTACCAGTTTCTTCAATAATAgacttaataaattatttttagttgcaAAATATAAGAATCTCGCGCAATGTCAGGAAAAACTCTGGAATTCGGTTTGCACTGGTTTgtgaaaaatatgtttgaatTATGTTAATTTAGAGAATTTGGaaatttaaggaccaaattagaTTCCAAATGAAATATGAGGGTTATCTAGCTAACTAGTGTAAGTTTGGCTGGCAAATGCAGTGCCTGGGCCAGCGTGAACGAGGCCCggtattttaaattcataatccagATTCCAGCGTaactaaaatcattttaatattaaaaacaattattttactagtcattaaaattatttttaaactcattaa
This DNA window, taken from Populus alba chromosome 17, ASM523922v2, whole genome shotgun sequence, encodes the following:
- the LOC118028825 gene encoding GDSL esterase/lipase At5g37690, whose product is MAMLGLALAAFILAAKATTLASAASLVTFIFGDSLTEVGNNKYLQYSLARSDYPWYGIDFPGGKATGRFTNGMTVGDRISAKLGIPSPPPFLSLSENDDAFLTGVNYASGGAGILNETGLYFIQRLSFYDQIECFKKTKKSIKAKIGGRAANKLCNEAMYFIGLGSNDYVNNFLQPFLADGQQYSSDEFVELLISTLDKQLSMLYHLGARKVVFHGLGPLGCIPSQRVKSKTGRCLKRVNEYVLEFNSRVKELIATLNQRFPNAKLTFADTYGDVLDLIDNPTAYGFKISNTSCCNVDTTIGGLCLPNSKLCRNRKDYVFWDAFHPSDAANAILAEKLFSTLFSGPQSVSPTPSH